One Helicobacter pylori genomic window, GGGTTAAAAGCGCTAGAAGTTTTAAAAGAAGTGGCGGATTTTGATTTTTATGAGATCACTTCGCCTAATCAGGTGGTTGAACGCTGCAAAGACGCTGAGATTGTAGTGCTGAATAAAGTCGTGATCACTCAAGAGGTTTTAAGCCAATTGCCTAAACTCAAACTCATTTGCATCACCGCTACAGGCACGGATAATGTGGATATAAAAGGCGCGAAAGCTTTAGGCATAGAAGTCAAAAATGTGAGCGCTTATTCTACGGAATCTGTAGCCCAGCACACTTTAGCGTGCGCGTTGTCTTTGTTGGGGAGGATCAATGATTACGATCGTTATTGCAAAAGCGGGGAATATAGCCAAAGCGATATTTTTACGCACATTAGCGGTATGAAAATGGGGCTTATTAAAGGGGGTCAATGGGGGGTTATTGGTTTAGGCACAATCGGTAAAAGAGTCGCCAAGCTCGCTCAAGCTTTTGAATCAAAGGTGGTGTATTATTCCCCTAAAGATAAAAAAGAAGAGTATGAGCGCTTGAGTCTAGAAGAATTGCTTAAAACAAGCGATATTATCAGCATTCATGCCCCCCTAAA contains:
- a CDS encoding D-2-hydroxyacid dehydrogenase gives rise to the protein MKTFKKGVILDAKSVGLKALEVLKEVADFDFYEITSPNQVVERCKDAEIVVLNKVVITQEVLSQLPKLKLICITATGTDNVDIKGAKALGIEVKNVSAYSTESVAQHTLACALSLLGRINDYDRYCKSGEYSQSDIFTHISGMKMGLIKGGQWGVIGLGTIGKRVAKLAQAFESKVVYYSPKDKKEEYERLSLEELLKTSDIISIHAPLNESTRDLIALKELQSLKEGAILINVGRGGIVNEKDLAEILETKDLYYASDVFVKEPFEKDHAFLNPKIQNKLLLTPHIAWAYSDSLKTLIKKTKENIQDFLDSQE